From Nilaparvata lugens isolate BPH chromosome 7, ASM1435652v1, whole genome shotgun sequence, one genomic window encodes:
- the LOC111057553 gene encoding odorant receptor 43a-like, translated as MVHSGINQSVQNDVHIWRLPASAAGCHIPDQVLFHWIRTQHVPFVVYVYVPERFRTIPGYLTAQLLAFTWYGLVSYMWGVSYKVYLCAIRCVETEMQLLCQSLEEIGMMSGSGNESVLVYKSDTEKVQGNEDVKLRQFFSSIIQHHQHILRLVSLLSKHLRLVIVTFINIYGLQTCLYMIFLLKMKETGIRMKYAMIYCVILVIMYSCTKSGQDIKNKGEKIRMSFYECAWVNKPQWMKRSLLVMMSKSVEPIELKPFGLYVLDLNCMANILKATYTYFNIANEFIK; from the exons atggTTCACAGTGGTATCAATCAGAGCGTTCAAAACGATGTTCATATTTGGAGGCTGCCTGCCTCTGCTGCAGGTTGTCATATTCCTGACCAAGTCCTATTTCACTGGATCCGAACTCAGCATGTGCCTTTTGTAGTCTACGTTTATGTGCCTGAGAGATTCCGGACAATTCCTGGCTACCTGACGGCCCAATTGCTGGCTTTCACTTGGTATGGACTGGTGTCTTATATGTGGGGCGTCAGCTACAAG GTCTACTTGTGTGCAATCAGATGCGTGGAGACTGAAATGCAACTGCTCTGTCAGTCATTGGAAGAAATAGGCATGATGTCAGGAAGTGGCAACGAATCAGTCCTGGTCTACAAATCGGACACTGAGAAAGTGCAAGGCAATGAGGACGTCAAGCTCAGACAGTTTTTCTCATCTATAATTCAGCATCATCAGCATATTCTCAG GTTGGtttctctactgtcaaaacACTTGAGGCTTGTGATTGTGacattcatcaatatttatGGACTGCAAACATGTTTATACATGATCTTTCTTTTAAAG atGAAAGAGACTGGTATAAGAATGAAATACGCAATGATATACTGCGTTATTCTTGTTATAATGTATTCGTGTACGAAGAGTGGGCAAGATATAAAAAACAAG gGAGAGAAAATTCGGATGTCTTTCTACGAATGCGCTTGGGTGAATAAGCCGCAGTGGATGAAGCGTTCTTTGTTGGTGATGATGAGCAAATCCGTGGAGCCGATAGAATTAAAACCGTTTGGTCTCTATGTACTTGACTTGAACTGCATGGCTAAT ATACTAAAAGCTACCTACACTTACTTCAATATTGCCAATGAGTTCATAAAGTGA